The following are from one region of the Salvelinus fontinalis isolate EN_2023a chromosome 5, ASM2944872v1, whole genome shotgun sequence genome:
- the LOC129855815 gene encoding leucine-rich repeats and immunoglobulin-like domains protein 1 isoform X1 — protein MLFSQRKKLRGTSWNELLYLFVLCSAQHSAQPETRQVKGIVGKSLSFPEKVLKSGTLLYEDLGNIAQVHPGKQCNTNLEKRFENRLHWNNVTGFFTLSDLQIDDSGIYTVDNADEEMTDAFQLTVYFLSKPQVTVHDSSSCSVVCSVENGRDVTLSWYRGEEKLNQTSSPDLNITLSLPLKVDEQNRESYRCEAANPVSKETAVVPNPCIESDPSKVADGDERTQGCLIIAVICVLVASGLVGLAIYLKKRRNGHSHAGINLIGGAKRYTRTGSA, from the exons TTCTCTGCTCAGCACAGCATTCAGCCCAACCTGAGACTAGGCAGGTGAAAGGCATCGTGGGAAAGTCTCTCTCTTTTCCAGAAAAGGTGTTGAAGTCTGGCACTTTACTTTATGAAGACCTTGGCAATATTGCACAGGTGCACCCTGGTAAACAATGTAATACAAACCTTGAGAAGAGATTTGAAAACCGCCTTCACTGGAACAATGTTACTGGATTCTTCACTTTGTCAGACCTACAAATAGACGATTCTGGGATTTACACTGTGGACAATGCAGATGAAGAGATGACCGATGCATTTCAGCTGACTGtgtact TTCTGTCCAAACCTCAAGTGACAGTCCATGACAGCAGCtcctgtagtgtggtgtgttctgTGGAGAACGGGAGAGATGTGACCTTGTCCTGGTACCGAGGAGAGGAGAAACTCAACCAGACGagcagccctgacctcaatatcacactctctctacctctcaaggtggatgaacagaacagagagtcTTACAGATGTGAGGCTGCCAACCCAGTCAGCAAGGAGACAGCTGTTGTTCCAAATCCCTGTATAGAGAGTGATCCATCCAAGGTGGCAG ATGGTGATGAGAGGACTCAAGGTTGTCTTATTATTGCTGTAATCTGCGTTCTGGTTGCTTCAGGTCTTGTTGGACTTGCAATCTATCTTAAGAAGAGGAGAAACGGACACTCACATGCAGGTATTAATCTTATAG GAGGAGCGAAGAGGTATACCAGAACTGGATCTGCTTAG
- the LOC129855815 gene encoding leucine-rich repeats and immunoglobulin-like domains protein 1 isoform X2, which yields MLFSQRKKLRGTSWNELLYLFVLCSAQHSAQPETRQVKGIVGKSLSFPEKVLKSGTLLYEDLGNIAQVHPGKQCNTNLEKRFENRLHWNNVTGFFTLSDLQIDDSGIYTVDNADEEMTDAFQLTVYFLSKPQVTVHDSSSCSVVCSVENGRDVTLSWYRGEEKLNQTSSPDLNITLSLPLKVDEQNRESYRCEAANPVSKETAVVPNPCIESDPSKVADGDERTQGCLIIAVICVLVASGLVGLAIYLKKRRNGHSHAGGAKRYTRTGSA from the exons TTCTCTGCTCAGCACAGCATTCAGCCCAACCTGAGACTAGGCAGGTGAAAGGCATCGTGGGAAAGTCTCTCTCTTTTCCAGAAAAGGTGTTGAAGTCTGGCACTTTACTTTATGAAGACCTTGGCAATATTGCACAGGTGCACCCTGGTAAACAATGTAATACAAACCTTGAGAAGAGATTTGAAAACCGCCTTCACTGGAACAATGTTACTGGATTCTTCACTTTGTCAGACCTACAAATAGACGATTCTGGGATTTACACTGTGGACAATGCAGATGAAGAGATGACCGATGCATTTCAGCTGACTGtgtact TTCTGTCCAAACCTCAAGTGACAGTCCATGACAGCAGCtcctgtagtgtggtgtgttctgTGGAGAACGGGAGAGATGTGACCTTGTCCTGGTACCGAGGAGAGGAGAAACTCAACCAGACGagcagccctgacctcaatatcacactctctctacctctcaaggtggatgaacagaacagagagtcTTACAGATGTGAGGCTGCCAACCCAGTCAGCAAGGAGACAGCTGTTGTTCCAAATCCCTGTATAGAGAGTGATCCATCCAAGGTGGCAG ATGGTGATGAGAGGACTCAAGGTTGTCTTATTATTGCTGTAATCTGCGTTCTGGTTGCTTCAGGTCTTGTTGGACTTGCAATCTATCTTAAGAAGAGGAGAAACGGACACTCACATGCAG GAGGAGCGAAGAGGTATACCAGAACTGGATCTGCTTAG